Within Triticum dicoccoides isolate Atlit2015 ecotype Zavitan chromosome 1B, WEW_v2.0, whole genome shotgun sequence, the genomic segment CAAACGGTTCGTTTAGGGGTGGGCTTGACTTGTCAGAAAGCGGATCAATTCTAAATCACATGGTCTTTAGGGTTTTTTGAAACGGCCGACCACTCAtttggtagttatctgagaaaaaataaaatccggtagttttttgaaaccctagcctgtaaagtagtagttttatgctatttactccagGAGAGGAGACTACCTGACATTGCTAGCACAATTAGCATATAACTGAACTAAGGTGCGGAAGACATGGCGATCAACTCCTTGGCAACAGAGGGGCAGGTTGTGCTTAGATGCTCGAAGCCGTCGCTGGCCATGACTGCCCTCAGATTTGCCGGAGAGCTGAGAAAATGGATGCATGCAGTCTTGAGCCCGGGGCAGCCGTGCAGTTCAGCCAGTGCCAGGATGTTCACCACCGTGCCTACATTGATGTGCTTGCACAACTTGTCTTCACAAACCAACTTCATCCTCTCCATGTTATACGTGTCCGCCGTGACAAGCAGGTGCTGGCACATGGCGTCTTCCTCTTCTTTTCCCATCTCCGGCAGCGAATCCGTGTAGACGAAGCAGAGCAGAGCCTTGAACACCTGCGCCTCCATGCCATCTATGCGGACCAGATCGTTGGCGCTACCCTCCTTCATCGAGCCAAAGAGCTCCGCGCTGAACACCGGCGACCGTGCCGCGAGCACGCAGCGGTGCACCGGGAATGTCTCGCCACCAGCCTCGAACACGACGTCCGCGCCGCTTCCGGCGAGGAAGAGGCCGCTGAGGTGCTGCTTCAGGTCGGACGGGGGAACGTCGACGAACTTTGGAGCTGCTTC encodes:
- the LOC119350349 gene encoding BTB/POZ and MATH domain-containing protein 1-like; this translates as MPPTASASASAIVAETASGYHHLKIRGYSSLKAIPSGQGLISGPFTVGGHRWRILYYPNGNQAESAGHVSVYLYLDENVDKEVMARFQFGFKAEKRGLFFLKKAKPAAVTSAGAQSFASQGSWGYPKFVQWNALEKSKHLKGDSFTIRCDLAVLKRVRIEGTAQEAAPKFVDVPPSDLKQHLSGLFLAGSGADVVFEAGGETFPVHRCVLAARSPVFSAELFGSMKEGSANDLVRIDGMEAQVFKALLCFVYTDSLPEMGKEEEDAMCQHLLVTADTYNMERMKLVCEDKLCKHINVGTVVNILALAELHGCPGLKTACIHFLSSPANLRAVMASDGFEHLSTTCPSVAKELIAMSSAP